In a single window of the Nicotiana tomentosiformis chromosome 8, ASM39032v3, whole genome shotgun sequence genome:
- the LOC138897842 gene encoding uncharacterized protein yields the protein MENIPHTTNSMVELKSLLKGLQLAEQNGWIPLDINTDSPEIIQMLLTGNLTYDPMICECRLLMQRMDKVVVRHTYREQNRVADVLAKEAAKPSFLGRFSLLVVPPMFANDIFCAVILGTEVVRKFLACNIDTVYQNIAVMGELQYPGTDSTL from the coding sequence ATGGAGAATATACCACATACAACCAATAGCATGGTTGAACTGAAATCTCTCCTGAAAGGGCTGCAACTAGCTGAGCAAAATGGATGGATCCCTTTGGACATCAATACAGACTCGCCAGAAATAATCCAAATGCTTCTCACAGGTAACTTAACATATGATCCCATGATTTGTGAATGCAGGTTGTTAATGCAAAGGATGGACAAGGTCGTGGTGAGACACACGTACAGGGAGCAGAATAGGGTGGCAGATGTACTAGCAAAAGAGGCAGCAAAGCCAAGCTTTTTGGGAAGATTCAGCTTACTAGTAGTTCCTCCGATGTTTGCAAATGATATATTTTGTGCAGTCATCCTAGGAACCGAAGTTGTTAGAAAATTTTTGGCATGTAATATTGATACAGTATATCAAAACATCGCAGTAATGGGGGAATTACAGTACCCCGGCACTGACAGTACTTTGTAA